The Falsibacillus albus genomic interval TGGCAGAAGAATTAAAAATTGTATTTACACCATTACACGGAACGTCCAATAAGCCTATACGAGCAGGATTGAATGCATACGGTTTTAAAAAAGTGATAATAGTAAAGGAACAGGAGCAACCTGATCCAAATTTTTCTGAGTTAACCGGGGACGGTTCCGATTCAACTTTTCTCATTTTGTGAAAAGTAGAATTGTATTAAAGCAAAATCAATTTAAATAGAATCATGAAACCAATCGGCTACTGCCATCTTATTTACCACTGAAAGCCACGAATTTTACCAAGCGTCGCCAACGAATGTACCAATGACCAAAGAACCTTACCGATTGCAACTTGTAGGGTTCTTTGATTCTTATAAGACTCTTTTCAACTGACTATGAAATATTTTGTAATTTTCAAAAATTTATGGTAGATTAATGTATAATAATTAGTATCATCCTCTAAGTTCCCTCTATCGTTTAATCGATTCCTTTCGTTTTACTTCCTTTTCAAATTTCAACCTTATACCGCACTCATCAAAATTCACGCGCACGCGAAAGTCATTCTACTCCCATAGACACCCCCTGCAAATGATCAATCCTACTCTTTTCTTCATTTAACATTTCCTTTCTTGAAATTTGTCTCTGAAAATATGAAAAATACATAATGAATCGGAGGACTGTCTCGTCATGTCTTATAAAGTAACAAGTATTGGTCTGAAAGGGCTGGAAGGCTACCGTGTGCAAGTGCAGGTCCAGGTGGTTGAAGGGATGGAGTCGATTGTGGTGGTCGGGCTGCCGGATGCTTCGGTGAAGGAATCGAGGGAGAGGGTATCGGCCGCCTTGAGGAGTTTGGGCTTTTCACTTGTGGATATGAAAGTGGTGATTAACTTATCCCCGGCAGAGCAGAAGAAAAACGGTCCGTTGTTTGATCTGGCGATTGCGATCGGAGTGCTGAAAAGCGGCAATTTCCTGAAGGAGGAGATACCGGTGTAAACGCTAGAATAAAGTTGACACTTTTTGCTCGATAGGATTTTACACTTTTGCTCAATCAACCTACTACTTTAGTAAAATAGATCATGACGTTATTTTACTGGAGGTTAGGGTTTTGGAGGAGAAGTTAGTGTTATATATTAAGATTCAGGAATTACATAAGAGAAAGTTTAAAGTAGCACAAATCGCTAAGGAGCTTAAGATCTCGAGACCGACTGTCTATAAGTATTTAGAAATGACATTCGATGAAGCAAAGGCCTATACTGAACAGCCCTTGGGCAAGAAGAAAAAACTAGATCACTATAAGGACTGGATACTTGCCTGGCTAGAAGAGTACCCTCACCTAAGCAGTGCTCAAATCCATGATTGGCTTCTAGAGAGATACCCCGACCTAGTAGTCGGCGGAAGTACCGTAAGAACATATGTGAGGGGTATTCGAGAAGTCTATCAGATTCAGAAAAAGGTGATTGTTCGTCAATACGAAGCAGTTCCTGAACAACCTTTGGGTAAACAACTCCAGGTAGACTGGGGAGAAACAAAACAGAAAACAGTGAACAATAAGGAAATCAAACTGTACTTTATTGCCTTTGTACTCGCTAACTCGCGACACAAATATATGGAATGGCAAGCACGTCCATTCACCACAAGAGATGCGATTCGTTGTCACGAGAATGCATTCGAGTTTTATGGAGGACGTACAGAGGAAATTGTCTATGATCAGGATCATTTAATATCGGTAAGTGAAAATGCAGGGCAACTGCTTTTAACAGCTGAATTTCAAAGCTATGTGAACGAGCGTAAATTCAAAGTTCACCTGTGTCGAAGGGCAGACCCAGAATCCAAAGGTATGATTGAAAATGTAGTGAAATACATAAAAGGAAACTTCGCTGACAGTCGTGTGTTTAGAGATATAGAAGATTGGAATGAACGGGCAAGACAGTGGCTCAAGCGTACTGGTAACCATCAGGTTCACCAGACAACGAAAAAAAGACCAGCAGAAGTGTTTCTCCTCGAAAAGCAACACTTACAGCCAGTCTCTTCGTTACTTTCATATGAAAGTACCAATAACCAAAGTATAACAAGAAGTGTCAGCAAGGACAACACCATCCGGTACAAGTCAAACCGTTACTCCGTCCCACTCGGGACTTATCAAAATATGAGTGAGAACCTTGTGTGGATTGAAATCAGGGAAGAAGATCACAACTCTCTAGTCATACGCAAAGAAGCAAATGGTGAAGTAATTGCCGAGCATATGATTAGCTCTGAAAAAGGAAAACTGATTCAAAACCGTCACCATACGCGTGATCGCTCCAATGGTGTGGAAGAGCTTAAGCAACGCCTCATCTCCCACTTTGAAGGTCAGGTTCAGGCAGCTGTATATTTAGATGAGATTAGCCAAAGATACCCGAGGTATCGGAGAGACCAGTTCACGATTATTTATAAGGTCATCCAACAATATCCGGATTTAATTGATATTGTTTTGACCAAGTGCACGACAGAAAAGCTCTACAATGCGAATGACTTTCGCGATATCGCTCATCACCTTGATGCTTTACGAGGTGAGCCGGCTGAGGTTGAAGAAGTACAATCTTTTTACACGAGTCGGCCAAAACATTCTCATATCAAAGCTTCTACCCGTTCTCTAGATGCCTATACTAGCATTTTGGGAGGTAGAGCATGATGAATAAAACTGTAAATGAACTACAAGATCAATTTCGGCAGCTACGCCTAGCAGAGACTGCGGAGGAGCTGCCACAGCTTCTTCGCGAAGCTGAAAAAGCATCATGGACCTACTTAGAATTCTTAGAGTCTATCACTCGATATGAATTAGCCAAACGTGAAGCGAAAAGTCTGGAGAAAAGAATGAAATGGGCACGCTTCCCTTTCGTGAAGTCATTAGATGAGTTTGAGCTGAAAGGACAAAACGTTCTGACAGCTCGTCAGCTTTCTCAACTCCGAGAATTAAGCTGGCTGGAGCAACAGTATAATCTTATTCTTTTAGGTCCTCCCGGCATTGGAAAGACGTATATCGCAATTGGGCTTGGACTTGAGGCTGTTTACAGAGGGTTCAATGTTTATTTCGCTACAATGGGCGAACTTGTGCAGCTTCTAAAATCAGAAGAATATCTGAACAAATCTAAAGTTCAGCTTAAAAGAATTAGAAATGCCGACCTAGTGATCATTGATGATTTGATGTATATGGCCATGGACCAAAGAGAAGCAAACCTATTCTTTCATTTAATTAATCATTTATACGAACGAAGTTCGATTATCCTGACATCAAATAAGAGTCCAGATGAATGGGGCAATTTAATCGGAGATCAAGGCATTACCACAGAGATTTTAGATCGCCTGCTTCATCGTGTGGAAGTGATCCATGGTGGTGAAGAAGAGGAAAGTCACCGGATGAAAAATCGAAAGAGCATTTTTTCAGCAGAAGTGTAAAAAGGAAACGAGCAAAAAGTGTAAAATTCAACTTGACGTCTACAACCGGGGGATGCGGGTTTTATAGGGGCATTGTCACTGGACGGTACGGTTCTTCCCGTTGAAGGGATGATCGCGGCCATCCTTGCTGCAAAGAAGTTGGAGTTGCGAAAGCTTTTTCTACCTTTTGATCCCTCCCTCCCGTCAATGGAGATACCCGGTTTGGAATTGGTGTACATCGAAACGGTCCAGGATGTGCTTGATGTCCTGTCCGGGCAGCAGCTGCTGCCGTTCGCACGGGGAGTTGAGGAGAAAGTGGAGCACCCAATAATAGAACGGAATTTTAATCAAATCATCGGACATGAATTTGCGAAGCAGGCATTGGAGATTGCCGCGAGCGGGGAGCATTTTGTCCTGATGGACGGTCCACCGGGCTGCGGGAAGAGTCTGTTGGCAGAAACGTTCTACTCGATTCTGCCGCCTTTGTCGAAAGAAGCACAGCTCGAAAAGATCAGTCTCTATCAATTGGCCGGTGCGCCGTATACGTCCATTACTCGTCCCCCTTACCGTCATCCCCATCATTCCGCTTCGGCCGTATCGATCATCGGAGGAGGGACGAATCCCAAGCCCGGTGAAGTGTCACTGGCCCACCGAGGCGTCCTGCTCCTTGATGAACTCGGGGAATTCTCAAAAAAGACGCTGGACATGTTAAGGCAGCCACTTGAAAACGAATCGGTTACCATCAGCCGGGCCCACTCCACCGTCAACTATCCTGCGACATTCATCTTTATAGCCGCAATGAACCCCTGCCCCTGTGGATATTACGGCTCAAAGGATCAATACTGTACCTGTTCGGACAAACAGATAAAAACTTATAAGGGCCGGGTATCCGGACCTACTTTGGACCGGATGGATCTCTTGCTTTCCTTGAAACCGGTGAATCTGAAAGATCATGATTTTGTCGGGATCGAGTCGTCGGAAGACATCATGAAACGGGTATGTGCTGCAAGGGAAAGGCAATATCTTCGTTATGGGAGGGAGATTTGCAACGGGAGTGTTCCGTTTGAAGAGCTGATCAATAAGAGCCCGTTAACTGCAGGCCAGCAGAACGAACTCCAGCGATTATGCATCAATCAAGGGCTCAGTAACCGGGTGCAGATCAAAATCATCCGGCTGGCCAGAACCATATCCGATTTAGAGGGGGAGGAGACAATAACCGAAGACGCCCTCACTAAATCCCTGTCCTTGCGAAAGCTTGTCCGGCCATCTCCAGCCTCGTTGACTGGGGAAGGGAATGGGATGGTTTATAAATAAAACGGTAACGGAACGGAGGTGCACCGGTGGCCCGGCAAGCACGGAAAAAGAGTAAAAGCGGAATCTACCATGTGATTATCAGGGGAGCGAATCGACAGGAAATCTTCCATGACGAGGAAGACCGCATCAAGTTCCTTGGTATCCTGCAAAAGGTGAAAACGAAATCAGGGCTGAAAGTGTATGCCTGGTGCTTGATGGGCAACCATGTTCACCTTCTGGTCAAAGAAGGCAGCGAAAGCATCTCGGTCGTGATGAAAAGGATTGGTGTGAGCTATGCCAATTATTATAACTGGAAATACAAAACCACCGGCCATCTCTTTCAGGACCGGTTCAAAAGCGGGAATGTCGAAACCGTCAACTATCTCCTCACCGTGACCAGGTACATCCACCAAAACCCCGTGAAAGCAGGCATCGCCCCGAGCCCTCAAGAGTGGAAGTGGAGCAGCTGCCGGGGGTATTACGGAGATTCTGTTTACCCTCCACACCTTCTTGATCCTGACTACCTATTACATATGTTCTCGCCTAAACGGCACATCGCCCAAGTGAGGTTCAAGGAATTTAATGAGCGAGTCAATCAGGACAAATGTTTGGAAGACCATGATGACTCCTGCCGGAAGCTCAGCGATGATGAAGCAAGAGTAGAGATCAGGAAGTGCCTCGGACCATTGGAAATCCCCCAACTGAAAAGTCTGCCGAAGGAGGAAAGGGATAAAATTTTAAGCAGGGTGAAGCGGATTGAAGGGGTGTCCCAGATGCAGGCGGCGCGGATTCTTGGGATTGCGGCTCATTTTTTGTATAAGGTGAGGGGGTAGAGTGAGAACCGTCCCTACTCAACCCCGGCGCGGACAGATCCTCGATCTACATAGCGGAGTCCTGAACCCTCCCGAAAACTGCGACTCGATTCTAAAAATGGGCTATTGGGAGGAGCATCCTTTAACTGCGGAAATGGAGAGAGGAGTGCTTGATACGGATGTGAGGATGATAAAGGGGTTTGTGAAGTGAAAAGAGCCAAGGGGATTCCTTGGCTCTTTCAGTTCATGTCATCCATTAAATTATTCTAATTCAGAAAAAATCCTATTACCTCCAAACAAATCTGAAGACCAACCCCGCAACCCACTATCCATCCAACCTTTTTAAGGTTTTGTTTTTGAATAAATACTTCTTCTTCGTGTGCTTGGTTATTTTGAGAGACAATCTTGATTGTCTCTTCTTGCTCTGATTTTAGTGCGGTAAGGCTGCCTTGTAGTTCTACAATCTCCTCTTTTAATGTGGATTCAAGCTCCATTGTCTTTTTATCGTATTTGTTCAGTAGAGTTGCAGATGCCTTTTGTAGCTGCTCGTCAAATTGGTGGAATTGTTCAGTCTGTTCTTTTTTTAATGAGTTGACAATATGGGCAGAGTGATCCTTCATATGATTGATTCCATTCTCTTGCTGCGTGAGAATGGAGTCCAATTGTTGAAGAACTTTTTGGTTGTTTTTAAGCAGAAAATTTAACGTTTCTTTAATCTGCTGTTGATCCTTCGCGAGTTCATTTATTCTTCCATCATTGAATTCTAATTTTTCCACAATAGCCTTTTTTGTCTCTTCAATTGAATCTGTATACATCTCTTGATAAGAAGCAAAAGAGGTCTCTAGTTTTTCTTCTACCTCCTTTTTCAGCTTGGCTATAGAACGCCTTGTAGTGGTTCTTACTTCGTCTACGGATTCTTCTAGGACGGAAAGAGTACTGACTCGTTTTAAGATTTTTTCATCCAAACCTTCAATCTTTACTAACGATTCACGTAATTCCCTAATAAAAATATCGTTCATAAGGTCTGCTAATTCTTTTTCAGCCTCTTCCACAATGGATTTATAGAGTGTTGTCATTTACCATCACCAGTTTCTTATAATCTTGTGTGAGTTTTTGTAAATTCATCAAATAATAAAACTTATCTGTCTGACTTTTTTCATCCGAATTGATGTATCCAATATAAAGGGAATATTCTTTATCAAAGGCAGCGGTAATATAGTTTAAAAATTGTTGTGAAAGCTCCAAGTCATCCTTGCTTCTTTTCATGAAGGCTTCTTTCTCGATCACCAAAACCAATCGTTTAAGTTGAACATCTTTTACTTTTTTTTGAATGGATAGTAGTTCATCGTTTAATGAGGATACGTAATTCTTCAGACTTGTCCTTTTTTGATGAAGTCTTTGGGTGTTTGCTTCTATTTCCTCTGATATTGATTGGCTTAACTCACAATTTAGCCCCTCTGTTACTTTTTTTAGACCAATATTGACCTTATTAATTGCTTTCTTCCAATTGCGTTGAAAAAAGTAATCTATAACTTTTCTTTGTAAAAATGAGAGAGTCGTTACAAGCTCTTCTTGTATTCGAACAGATGGAAAAGGGGGGAGGTTTAACGTTGTCCCAGTGTCTTTTAAATCCTCCTGGACATGTTTTATCAACCCGTCATATTGTTTTTGGATAAGTTCAAAATATGAATTGTCAGCATTTAAACCTAATACTTTGGTATAAATGGCGGAAGGTTTACGCTCACCTGTGTCCGTCACCTCTTGATAATGAAGGAGGTTTTGGTTAGCTTCATATTTCCTTAACAACATTTTTAAAACCTTACGTTGTTTATCTAGTACAGCGATTTCTTCTTCTAATTTCTTTATGGCGTATTCTTGATCTTGTATATAGTCGGTAAGCATATCTGCTCTTTTTTTTAAAGAAGCAAGCTCCTGATTGAACATATTCGTTTTGTGTTTAATAGTTTTATTCATCATTTGAAACATTCTGCTTCCTATGATAAGAGAATTAAATTTATGTTCAGTGTTGTTCAGGTCATGGATTAAATCTGTTAATACATTTCTAATAAGA includes:
- a CDS encoding transposase, whose product is MARQARKKSKSGIYHVIIRGANRQEIFHDEEDRIKFLGILQKVKTKSGLKVYAWCLMGNHVHLLVKEGSESISVVMKRIGVSYANYYNWKYKTTGHLFQDRFKSGNVETVNYLLTVTRYIHQNPVKAGIAPSPQEWKWSSCRGYYGDSVYPPHLLDPDYLLHMFSPKRHIAQVRFKEFNERVNQDKCLEDHDDSCRKLSDDEARVEIRKCLGPLEIPQLKSLPKEERDKILSRVKRIEGVSQMQAARILGIAAHFLYKVRG
- a CDS encoding dynamin family protein gives rise to the protein MADFKTTQFKRIFEEANTDKMIALFGKSQVGKTTLILSLIGLKEEHVEAVSTALRGGRKRGSSSTSTAMKYSFSEDEDYHIRYEDTAVMLSSEEALMETLAHIRDQVEKGIGIDLVEVLLPSNYRDPKVDAIDLSIIDLPGIESSSEEEHRHVNRIINQILPKASLILMVERADQLSRCENFFDRIDSDFLKDWMLNPQLFRLVLTHAVSPASTEKKIYAEQQVTPEWFIDLYKKELHHSISNWPGEVKLYPVDMGDSWEKTESDIKGKTESLIRNVLTDLIHDLNNTEHKFNSLIIGSRMFQMMNKTIKHKTNMFNQELASLKKRADMLTDYIQDQEYAIKKLEEEIAVLDKQRKVLKMLLRKYEANQNLLHYQEVTDTGERKPSAIYTKVLGLNADNSYFELIQKQYDGLIKHVQEDLKDTGTTLNLPPFPSVRIQEELVTTLSFLQRKVIDYFFQRNWKKAINKVNIGLKKVTEGLNCELSQSISEEIEANTQRLHQKRTSLKNYVSSLNDELLSIQKKVKDVQLKRLVLVIEKEAFMKRSKDDLELSQQFLNYITAAFDKEYSLYIGYINSDEKSQTDKFYYLMNLQKLTQDYKKLVMVNDNTL
- the istA gene encoding IS21 family transposase, with the protein product MLYIKIQELHKRKFKVAQIAKELKISRPTVYKYLEMTFDEAKAYTEQPLGKKKKLDHYKDWILAWLEEYPHLSSAQIHDWLLERYPDLVVGGSTVRTYVRGIREVYQIQKKVIVRQYEAVPEQPLGKQLQVDWGETKQKTVNNKEIKLYFIAFVLANSRHKYMEWQARPFTTRDAIRCHENAFEFYGGRTEEIVYDQDHLISVSENAGQLLLTAEFQSYVNERKFKVHLCRRADPESKGMIENVVKYIKGNFADSRVFRDIEDWNERARQWLKRTGNHQVHQTTKKRPAEVFLLEKQHLQPVSSLLSYESTNNQSITRSVSKDNTIRYKSNRYSVPLGTYQNMSENLVWIEIREEDHNSLVIRKEANGEVIAEHMISSEKGKLIQNRHHTRDRSNGVEELKQRLISHFEGQVQAAVYLDEISQRYPRYRRDQFTIIYKVIQQYPDLIDIVLTKCTTEKLYNANDFRDIAHHLDALRGEPAEVEEVQSFYTSRPKHSHIKASTRSLDAYTSILGGRA
- a CDS encoding magnesium chelatase domain-containing protein, with product MSYKVTSIGLKGLEGYRVQVQVQVVEGMESIVVVGLPDASVKESRERVSAALRSLGFSLVDMKVVINLSPAEQKKNGPLFDLAIAIGVLKSGNFLKEEIPV
- a CDS encoding YifB family Mg chelatase-like AAA ATPase gives rise to the protein MSLDGTVLPVEGMIAAILAAKKLELRKLFLPFDPSLPSMEIPGLELVYIETVQDVLDVLSGQQLLPFARGVEEKVEHPIIERNFNQIIGHEFAKQALEIAASGEHFVLMDGPPGCGKSLLAETFYSILPPLSKEAQLEKISLYQLAGAPYTSITRPPYRHPHHSASAVSIIGGGTNPKPGEVSLAHRGVLLLDELGEFSKKTLDMLRQPLENESVTISRAHSTVNYPATFIFIAAMNPCPCGYYGSKDQYCTCSDKQIKTYKGRVSGPTLDRMDLLLSLKPVNLKDHDFVGIESSEDIMKRVCAARERQYLRYGREICNGSVPFEELINKSPLTAGQQNELQRLCINQGLSNRVQIKIIRLARTISDLEGEETITEDALTKSLSLRKLVRPSPASLTGEGNGMVYK
- the istB gene encoding IS21-like element IS643 family helper ATPase IstB — its product is MNKTVNELQDQFRQLRLAETAEELPQLLREAEKASWTYLEFLESITRYELAKREAKSLEKRMKWARFPFVKSLDEFELKGQNVLTARQLSQLRELSWLEQQYNLILLGPPGIGKTYIAIGLGLEAVYRGFNVYFATMGELVQLLKSEEYLNKSKVQLKRIRNADLVIIDDLMYMAMDQREANLFFHLINHLYERSSIILTSNKSPDEWGNLIGDQGITTEILDRLLHRVEVIHGGEEEESHRMKNRKSIFSAEV